The proteins below are encoded in one region of Bos indicus x Bos taurus breed Angus x Brahman F1 hybrid chromosome 2, Bos_hybrid_MaternalHap_v2.0, whole genome shotgun sequence:
- the SPEGNB gene encoding LOW QUALITY PROTEIN: CAVP-target protein (The sequence of the model RefSeq protein was modified relative to this genomic sequence to represent the inferred CDS: inserted 1 base in 1 codon; deleted 1 base in 1 codon; substituted 1 base at 1 genomic stop codon) translates to MMIATTCALALPFGRPCRLPPSRVKLSPHSESRSSAPARKPAAVFCSAAAPPPGCMLDINDPQVQKAAIRIQASYQDDRSWKELREKGPPRVLEPLKDVVLLMEGGAAKLTCRVSAFPDLFIRCGKDRKELRDGPKCRYVFKDPDVVALVVHDGEMADLSQYSVNVTNPFGQCSDSARILVEVPAKIQKRSDNTKARKGAKVTLIAEILGKPAPDVAWAKNGEEKKTTGEVFFEIGSTTATLTIRQATPEDSGKYEVXVENSLGMDXSIARVDVA, encoded by the exons ATGATGATTG CAACTACCTGTGCCCTGGCCCTGCCGTTTGGAAGGCCATGCCGCCTGCCACCCAGCAGGGTGAAGCTGAGCCCTCACAGCGAGTCTAGATCTTCAG CTCCTGCCAGAAAACCAGCGGCTGTGTTCTGCTCCgctgcagcccctccccctgGATGTATGCTGGATATCAATGACCCCCAGGTTCAGAAAGCAGCCATTCGCATCCAGGCCTCTTACCAGGACGACAG GTCCTGGAAGGAGCTGCGCGAGAAGGGGCCACCGAGAGTGTTGGAGCCGCTGAAGGACGTGGTGCTGCTGATGGAGGGCGGCGCGGCGAAGCTGACTTGCCGCGTTTCGGCTTTCCCGGACCTATTCATCCGCTGCGGCAAGGACCGCAAGGAGCTGCGCGACGGGCCCAAGTGTCGTTATGTCTTCAAGGACCCTGACGTAGTGGCACTGGTGGTGCACGATGGCGAGATGGCAGATCTGAGCCAGTACAGCGTGAACGTAACCAACCCCTTCGGCCAGTGCTCCGACTCGGCGCGTATCCTTGTGGAAG TTCCAGCGAAGATTCAGAAGAGATCGGAT AACACTAAGGCGCGCAAAGGCGCCAAGGTAACGCTGATTGCCGAGATCCTGGGTAAGCCTGCGCCCGACGTGGCCTGGGCCAAGAACGGGGAAGAGAAGAAGACTACAGGTGAGG TGTTCTTTGAGATCGGCAGTACCACCGCGACGCTGACTATCCGCCAGGCCACGCCGGAGGACAGCGGCAAGTACGAGGTGTAAGTGGAGAACAGCCTGGGCATGG CATCCATCGCTCGCGTGGATGTGGCCTGA
- the GMPPA gene encoding mannose-1-phosphate guanyltransferase alpha isoform X1, which yields MLKAVILIGGPQKGTRFRPLSFEVPKPLFPVAGVPMIQHHIEACAQVPGMQEILLIGFYQPDEPLTRFLEAAQQEFNLPIRYLQEFAPLGTGGGLYHFRDQILAGSPEAFFVLNADVCSDFPLSAMLDVHRHQPHPFLLLGTTANRTQSLNYGCIVENSQTHEVLHYVEKPSTFVSDIINCGIYLFSPEALKPLRDVFQRNQQDGQLCLPLGEDSSGLWPGAGTIRLEQDVFSALAGQGQIYVHLTDGIWSQIKSAGSALYASRLYLSQYQLTHPERLAKHTPGGPRIRGNVYIHPTAKVAPSAVLGPNVSIGEGVTIGEGVRLRESIVLHGATLQEHTCVLHSIVGWGSTVGRWARVEGTPNDPNPNDPRAHMDSESLFKDGKLLPAITILGCRVRIPAEVLILNSIVLPHKELSRSFTNQIIL from the exons ATGCTCAAAGCTGTGATCCTGATTGGAGGCCCTCAAAAGG GGACTCGCTTCAGGCCTTTGTCATTTGAGGTGCCCAAACCCCTGTTTCCTGTGGCGGGGGTGCCTATGATCCAGCACCATATTGAGGCTTGTGCCCAG GTCCCTGGGATGCAGGAGATTCTGCTTATTGGCTTCTACCAGCCTGATGAGCCCCTTACCCGGTTCCTGGAAGCTGCCCAGCAGGAGTTCAACCTTCCCATCAG GTACCTGCAGGAATTTGCCCCCCTGGGCACAGGGGGTGGTCTCTACCATTTCCGGGACCAGATCCTGGCTGGAAGCCCTGAAGCCTTCTTCGTGCTCAACGCTGACGTCTGCTCCGACTTCCCCTTGAGCGCCATGTTGGATGTCCACAGACACCAGCCACACCCTTTCTTGCTCCTTGGCACCACG GCTAACAGGACACAGTCCCTCAACTATGGCTGCATTGTGGAGAATTCACAGACGCATGAG GTCCTGCACTATGTGGAGAAGCCCAGCACGTTCGTCAGTGACATCATCAACTGCGGCATCTACCTCTTTTCCCCAGAAGCCCTGAAACCCCTCCGGGATGTCTTCCAGCGAAATCAGCAGGATGGGCAACT CTGCCTTCCTCTGGG GGAGGACTCTTCAGGCCTATGGCCCGGGGCAGGTACCATCCGCCTGGAGCAGGACGTATTCTCCGCCCTGGCCGGGCAGGGCCAGATCTATGTGCACCTCACTGACGGGATCTGGAGCCAGATCAAGTCCGCAGG CTCAGCCCTCTATGCCTCCCGCCTCTATCTGAGCCAGTACCAGCTCACTCACCCAGAACGCCTGGCCAAGCACACGCCAGGGGGTCCACGGATTCGAG GAAATGTTTACATCCACCCGACTGCTAAGGTGGCCCCATCGGCGGTG TTGGGCCCCAACGTCTCCATCGGGGAGGGGGTGACCATAGGTGAGGGCGTGCGGCTCCGAGAGAGCATCGTCCTCCACGGAGCCACACTGCAG GAGCACACGTGTGTTCTGCACAGCATCGTGGGCTGGGGGAGCACCGTGGGGCGCTGGGCCCGTGTGGAGGGTACCCCCAATGACCCCAATCCCAACGACCCCCGAGCCCACATGGACAGTGAGAGCCTGTTCAAGGACGGGAAGCTGCTGCCTGCCATCACTATACTAG GCTGCCGCGTCCGGATCCCTGCCGAGGTGCTCATCCTGAACTCGATTGTTCTGCCACACAAGGAGCTGAGCCGCAGCTTCACCAACCAGATCATCCTTTGA
- the GMPPA gene encoding mannose-1-phosphate guanyltransferase alpha isoform X2 — protein sequence MLKAVILIGGPQKGTRFRPLSFEVPKPLFPVAGVPMIQHHIEACAQVPGMQEILLIGFYQPDEPLTRFLEAAQQEFNLPIRYLQEFAPLGTGGGLYHFRDQILAGSPEAFFVLNADVCSDFPLSAMLDVHRHQPHPFLLLGTTANRTQSLNYGCIVENSQTHEVLHYVEKPSTFVSDIINCGIYLFSPEALKPLRDVFQRNQQDGQLEDSSGLWPGAGTIRLEQDVFSALAGQGQIYVHLTDGIWSQIKSAGSALYASRLYLSQYQLTHPERLAKHTPGGPRIRGNVYIHPTAKVAPSAVLGPNVSIGEGVTIGEGVRLRESIVLHGATLQEHTCVLHSIVGWGSTVGRWARVEGTPNDPNPNDPRAHMDSESLFKDGKLLPAITILGCRVRIPAEVLILNSIVLPHKELSRSFTNQIIL from the exons ATGCTCAAAGCTGTGATCCTGATTGGAGGCCCTCAAAAGG GGACTCGCTTCAGGCCTTTGTCATTTGAGGTGCCCAAACCCCTGTTTCCTGTGGCGGGGGTGCCTATGATCCAGCACCATATTGAGGCTTGTGCCCAG GTCCCTGGGATGCAGGAGATTCTGCTTATTGGCTTCTACCAGCCTGATGAGCCCCTTACCCGGTTCCTGGAAGCTGCCCAGCAGGAGTTCAACCTTCCCATCAG GTACCTGCAGGAATTTGCCCCCCTGGGCACAGGGGGTGGTCTCTACCATTTCCGGGACCAGATCCTGGCTGGAAGCCCTGAAGCCTTCTTCGTGCTCAACGCTGACGTCTGCTCCGACTTCCCCTTGAGCGCCATGTTGGATGTCCACAGACACCAGCCACACCCTTTCTTGCTCCTTGGCACCACG GCTAACAGGACACAGTCCCTCAACTATGGCTGCATTGTGGAGAATTCACAGACGCATGAG GTCCTGCACTATGTGGAGAAGCCCAGCACGTTCGTCAGTGACATCATCAACTGCGGCATCTACCTCTTTTCCCCAGAAGCCCTGAAACCCCTCCGGGATGTCTTCCAGCGAAATCAGCAGGATGGGCAACT GGAGGACTCTTCAGGCCTATGGCCCGGGGCAGGTACCATCCGCCTGGAGCAGGACGTATTCTCCGCCCTGGCCGGGCAGGGCCAGATCTATGTGCACCTCACTGACGGGATCTGGAGCCAGATCAAGTCCGCAGG CTCAGCCCTCTATGCCTCCCGCCTCTATCTGAGCCAGTACCAGCTCACTCACCCAGAACGCCTGGCCAAGCACACGCCAGGGGGTCCACGGATTCGAG GAAATGTTTACATCCACCCGACTGCTAAGGTGGCCCCATCGGCGGTG TTGGGCCCCAACGTCTCCATCGGGGAGGGGGTGACCATAGGTGAGGGCGTGCGGCTCCGAGAGAGCATCGTCCTCCACGGAGCCACACTGCAG GAGCACACGTGTGTTCTGCACAGCATCGTGGGCTGGGGGAGCACCGTGGGGCGCTGGGCCCGTGTGGAGGGTACCCCCAATGACCCCAATCCCAACGACCCCCGAGCCCACATGGACAGTGAGAGCCTGTTCAAGGACGGGAAGCTGCTGCCTGCCATCACTATACTAG GCTGCCGCGTCCGGATCCCTGCCGAGGTGCTCATCCTGAACTCGATTGTTCTGCCACACAAGGAGCTGAGCCGCAGCTTCACCAACCAGATCATCCTTTGA